The DNA window tctatgcaaaagaatgttgttatcaatagtgtcaaacgcagcactaagatccaatagcactaatagagagatacaacgacgatcagatgataagagcaggtcatttgtaactctaaggagagcagtctcagtactatgatacagtctaaattctgactggaaatcctcacagataccatttttctctaaaaagGAATATAATTTTGAGGATATTTAACAAGCTTATACAATTcgtcctctcctatagtagagaatgagtggaaatgttcctcaggggatcaatagtgcactgtctgatgcgatactgtagctgacagctgaatggttacaattttatctcttatagtatcgattttagaagtaaagtagttcataaagtcattactgctgtgatgctgggaaatgtcaacacttgttgaggctttatttttcgttaatttagccactgtattaaataaatacctggggttatgtttgttttcttctaaaagagaagaaaagtaatcagatctagcagttttaaatgcttttctgtaggataggttactttcccaccaagcaatatgaaatacctctagttttgttttcctccagctgcgcttaATTTTCTGGCTGCTCTCTTTAGTGTGCGAGTATGcacattataccatggtgtcagactgttttccttaacctttctgcTTAACCTTGcgtaagcataaaggagcaactgtatttaaaatgctagaaaagagagagtccatagtttttgttacatcatcaagttgttctgaggtttcggatatgctaaggaattcggatacatcaggaagataacttacaaagcagtttgtgatgagtggggcggggccaagagctGTGGGaaaggagtgaggccggtggagtgattggaaatgaatgacacctgcgacactcaccggtctcgaatCCCATGGAGGAGATAGAAGGATACAAAagtggagcgacgacagtgaaggacgagagaggaccaggcctggactttattttgtgttttgattttgtttgtgcgcggcagttgTCCGTGAGGGACTGCAGCgctgtttgttgtttattttgtaattaaagtttgattgtccgccggttcccgcctccttcttcccggtGATTGTGaaggttttattgttacattggtgccgaaGCCCAGGAGGAAGGAGGGCCACGCTGCCGAAGATTCCTCACCGCTGGGGTTAACCCGCGGTGCCAACGAGCAGGCGTAGCAGTCGGGCGCCAGGGACACTCGAgtcggtgggctggagtgaggagtgtcgtgccgtacACCgggggccgtccagtgccaccaccAGGCACcgtggaggagatcacccagctggtggagggccaagcggcagtgcgtctgggaactgtaatttatttttatttttttctcctctctcatctctgtcgctcctcatccttccatctccttttctctcacctagtctgtcctacccccaggttcccgcaggtcaccGTGAGTGGTCctgtatacagtatactgtatacaataaaacattgttataaattgaagcagcGCCTCCCTCTTTGCCTTCTggatgcggctcatgtttataacagtaatcttggggggtggacttaaaacaatgtaatcatcaggtttctgtcaaacagagcacatctagattatgatcagtgatcatattatttaaaaaaaattgttttttgtaGAAAGgcatctgatattcaataagccaagctttatcatttgtagagctgaaacaacgaatcgatttaatcgattaaaatcgattattaaaatagttgtcaactaatttagtaatcgattcgtcgttaaataaattttatttgccataagcggctcatttcgtgcatatttcaaatctgcggtgaccaaagtgtggcagtaatgagccaccggaggttttactcagccagtacagcaggtgaagtagcgaatagccaatagctggcctcgttttatgtcacgtgcttcccgaacagcgtctctgcagcattcagcgggaagtgggagtactttactttgagccttcaaaatgaagagtaacctgtaaactctgcactactgaactgtttaaggggccgttcacatatcgtgtcttttgcgtgctcaagttcgttatttcctatgtaggcgcgcagtatgcatatcttctcataatggaagcgacgcggtcgcgacacgcacgcggtgcgatgcgcccgattttccaggcgcgtccacaccgcatccatttatcctttgctgacaTTTGCGGGTCTTCaaggagagggcacgtcatggagagagcacgtcatggttgcttagcaaaggcagacgcttcaggggcgcttctgcccgagcgctttggaaagaaggagaaagcggcgcgactagcgttttccacgcgtttaggtgcgatatgtgaacggcccctaataattttatttgtgcagattctccagtacaaggttgtttgcaaatgtttagtcgtaaaagctgataacattgctttttaacagttaacatttaaagctttacaaacatgttatgtgatcagtttgtcgtttaccagttcataattcagacttgcagcctaattatgactgaatgagagaggtaaatgtttgagtatatttcaaatgcacttcttttctaagtattcactgctctttttcacacagcaggttttttgtgtgtcccaatttttttttttctggacaaccttctgatggattttactttaaattgtgagttccattcaggtttcatgccattggcactttttttcgaaggattgtttacaatttcacagcataagctataaagctttttcccagtaaataataaaatacaatgcactgcaattttattctgttttatccttatacttcgtgaaaatatgttctcaaagattccttaagctttgtttgggatgttaaactactttaggagctctaaggactgccatggtgaaaacaatatttgaaatctccttgtgaattttgctagagtatgggtcagtgttttgattgcagaagagttctacaaaggattactaacataataaaacaactccaggtatatttttgatgaggatatgacaatgcaaaatggttaaaatctcttaaaaatctatgctgaatgataaagaccctttattagtaatttacttggggaaaaaatggaaaaaactaaaatataagtacataaaccgattaatcgattaatcgtaaaaataatcgacagattaatcgattatcaaaataatcgttagttgcagccctaatcatttgtttatctgtattgcatcgtttttttatttgttgaatctcaatttttggttccacaaagaaccttttgtgctgatgttaaaggttctttatggaaccaattagacaaaaaggttattctatggcatcgtgaagcacctttatttttaagagcataGCTTATTAGAAATAGATcttaagaaatattataaaactgAACACAAAAATAATGCCTGCTGCCATCGCAGCAAACAATTacataaattcaaaaataaacagatttttttaaattgtaatatttaactttttcagTTTTGCTGAGCGTAAAAGaatatttgtcatatatatatattttgcacacacacatatgcacaaacatacatttttgtttggaAACACTGGATTAAAATGGCTGTGGAATATCAATGCAGCACTTATAATCAGAACATTTCTCTGATGAGGGACAATTAGCTTTTCAAAGTTCTGAGATGTGAAGTTCTCAAAGCTCATCTCATCCCATTATGTCTCTTAACTCATTAACAAAATGACACCATCAAAGAATGAAGCAGTTGGCCCTCTCAgtagtgtgtctttgtgtgtgggagagagacagaggtgtTACAAAACAAGGCTTCAATTCAAAACATGATCAAGTGTGAATTCTGTGGTGGTGTGTCCTCTAGTGGTGAGGAGTTTGTGGAAGAAAAAATGTCTCTAACCCTTAAAACAGcacacgcacaaaaaaaaaaatgttaatccaTGTTGTATTATATCTGCCATATAATCACTTTGTTATTTACACATACAGCAATATTGTAGCATACATTGAttcatgaatgcattaaaaactTAAATGGCCACAAAGCACTGAAGGGAAAAGTGCAAAATCAGGTCAATGcccattattttcattttgctaCACACGCATCATACTAACATACATCATACACCATACCACATCGAGAAGATCTGGACTTGTTCagggccgtttttttttttttttttttattcatcgtTTTGTAAAAGTTTTGTGCAATCAGAAATCAAGTCTTGCCATTTCTACCCACTGCATGTTAAAAGAGTACTATCAAGTGCATAATTATAGGTTTATGGTATGTCCATTAATCTTTAACAACAAGGCAAAGGTGCAGATTAGTGTTCATCAAGGCTCAAGTGATTATTTGGCCACATTCTGACCAAACATTAAGTGAAGATTTTTAGTTGTGATAGAAGGGCTGTGACTGTTCGAGTTGAACTGGGTCAAGAATACTGCTGGGTGAATTTCTGATGGAATTCCTTCAGTTTGTTGAGCATAATCTTGAGCTTGTCTGTCGGAGGAAGGATGGTCATCCTggtgaaacaaagaaaacaaagttGAGTTTCTTTTAGCAAATATTGCATTTAGCATTTAATATATCAATTAAAATGTTTGgactatttgcaaaaaaaaattatttgcttatTAAAACAGCAcgtatgcatatataaatacatttaatttattttctacaaaTTCATCTACAAAtataccatttttattttgtatttttttatcagccCAATACTTCATGAACTACAATTTCTCAATTAATAAGAGCCTAATAGCATGCATAATAAAGTCGGTAACTCggcatgaaataaaaatctgtttattaAAGAAAGATACAGTTATACCTATAAGtttcatttgtactttttttcttttgacataACTTGTCCAGTGAAacctctcagtctcaaaccaaacAACAATCAAAGGATAATTTATTCCTGCTATACGTTTAATCCATTTCACACAGATCTGTCACAATACAGGGAAAAAAGATCTATTGTGACTTCAGTTTCATCACAAGAACTAGAAAATTTAGCTTAAAACTGTTTTAGATTAAATATAGCACTGCAGGACACTGATGTCACTGCTTGAGATGTCATGTCATCTATCCATATGTTGTGTGTTCGCAATTTCTTTCACAAACCATGAGAAGAAAGTTCAAAACTcttgaggacacacacacacctgaagtgATAAGTGCCTTCTCGTTGACCAAAACCACTGCCAGGAACGAGACAGATCCCGGTCTCCTCCAGAAGTTTCATGCAGTAGAACATGTCTGGAGCCTGGCCCTTTGCctgtattcacacacacagagccatgAAGCAACTTAATCAGGCCAAGAAGACATAAAGAACACATGACACAAACTGACCTTGGCTTCGTTGATGGCACGCTCAGGTAGGGTGATACGGGGAAAAGAGTACATGGCTCCCTGCACAGGGTTACAGCTGATGCCAGGCACTGTATTCAGAATCTCTTCGGTCAGTTTGGCTTTTTCAGCCAAGGCACTCAGAACAGCTGTTCTTTCCTACACGAGACAGAGGAAGAGGACTAAAAAAAGGGAAGAAGACTGGGATACTAGCCAATGTGGTTAATTGCATTAAACACAGCTAATTGGGAGCTCCCAGCCTTTCTTGTAGAAACAGAGGAAACACTGTACAGCATTTAAAAGCTATCTCAAAGTTCTTAACTGAATACAGACAAAGGAACCGAGCAACTGACCATCTTTTCTTTCATATTTACAATGATAGATTGCTTATTAATGAAAACCCTGTCATCATCTACTTGTGCACTTATCATTACAAaacttaataactttttttttatttgactattttcaaatgttatttattcttattaactTAATTCTCAGCAGCCATTCAGGTACTctagtcttcagcatcacatgaataaatcatgaaaaatgcacatgaatatgcaaaaatgtattcttattcggtgcaaaaaaaaaaaaaactagtaattattaatgttaaaaacacttATGATGCTGCCTTATGGTTTTTGACCatagtgtgtgtgttgtatgtatgtgtgtatatatatatatatatatatatatatatatatatatatatatatatatatatatatatatatatatattttttttttttttttttttttttttttttttcataaccagAGTCGTACACCACCATGCTAGTTTGTCTGCTTGCTGTGGTAAAAATTCAGCAACATTGACAGAGGAAGGCACCTTGATGAAGGTTTGGTAGGAGGGTTCTCCAGGCTGAGGGGAGTTGACCACCAGATCCATGAGGGCTTGTCCGGGTACAGGCGGGCACAAACGCACTGAGACCAGCTTGGTAAGCTGAGCCTTCACCTCTGGGTCCATGTTGATAACCTCCAGGTATCCCCCTCGAAAACCACATCTGAAAGAGTTTGTTTATGAATGTTAGAAAACCAAGTACATTGTATGGACCGGGTGAATTCAAACCATTAACATATCACGTATCGTTTATTTCAGCAGGGTCAGATGTCGCTCCATACCAAGTCTGTGCATTTTTATCTGACATGACAGCGTGATAGACTTGTACTCACTCTCCCATGTAGCACTTAGACGTGGAGTGGAATGATGCCAGCTCAAGTTTGCTTGAATACTCTGGACCCATCTCAAACAGCACTTTCTTGAAGGAGTGAAACTCACAGCCCTCCGCATACACATTATCCTGATATACCTATGAAACCGAAAGAGTTTGAtaaatatttagtgtttttttaaggGAATATCGTCTTTAACCCTTCTATGAATGTTAAGCCTTCTCTGCCTGGAGATGCTGATGCTAGGGGTGCACTTGATGGGAATACAGATTTCATAAAATGATATAACATGGTGTAAACCCCACACTTTAACTTACCTCGTCAGCCATTAGAAAGAGGTTTTCTTTGGCTGCAAATCGGATTACATCTTCGATACATTGTCTGCTTTGTACCTGACCTATTGAAAGACAGAATGCAAAGAAATAGTTTCAAAGAGAAATAATTCAGAAAACAACCTTATTAtaccatgcaaaaataaaattttaattaagagTCGTATGCTCTCCAAGGTTACAAAAATGTAGTGAAAACTAAAACTGTGAACTATTAAAACacctgttttctatttgagtatATTATAATGTGTAATGGCTCACCAGTGGGGTTGCCAGGGTTGATGATGCACAGTACACGGGGGTTGCAATGCTCCCTGGCTGCCTGTAGAGAGCGCTGTAGCTCACTAATGTCTAGACTCCAGCACTTCTCCTCATTCAAGTAGTAATTGATCTGAACAGCCCCCAGCTCTGCTAAAGATGCGGAGTACAGAGGGTACTGAGGAATCGAGATCATGACCCCCGTCCGTGTACGACCCTCCCCAGCGGTCAACAGCTTTAGTATGGTCTAAACGACAACAAGAGAGAATAAGACACAAGAAGACCATAAGAAACAagattacatttctacaatagtTGCATAATGCTGTTTTGGGGGTCTTGTCATGTGGTTTCTCATTGGTTGTTTAAGAGTGTAAGACTATGGgacttttttaatgtaacaatCTTAAGTGtgataattaaattacattaagtgAATAAtatataaagctaaataaaagataaatgtttttttctatacTAATAAGAACTAATAGGTATACTGGATATAGCAGAGCAGGAAACTGGTGGGCTGTTTCTTTAATTGCATACTGGATGACTCGGAGTATACAAGTTCAGTGTACatagaagtgtgtttgtgtttgcctgACGTACCACAATGCCGTCACTGGCTCCCGTCGTGAGGTAGATGTTATCAGGATCAGACGGAATACCGCCGTCACGACGCTGTATGTAGTTTGCAACATCGTGTCTCACACAATCAATGCCCTGACTGCTTGTGTACGCACCTGAGAGACGGAACAGAGCCAAGGGAGGTGTGAATATGAAAATAGCTCTTCACAAAACTATATAGCCTAAAAACTTCAGTGACAGCGACTGAAATCTTTAATCAGTGACATCTTGACACTGGGTAACACCAGGAGTTAACAATTAGTAGTTAGAGTTTAGTTTATAATTAAGACTTTTGgttaaaatgtgcatataaacatgTATATCCTGTAACTGATCagcactttttttcttcttctgtgcaacacaaaagatAACAGTTTTGTGTCAACAGGTAAAACCAgctgaaag is part of the Carassius auratus strain Wakin chromosome 27, ASM336829v1, whole genome shotgun sequence genome and encodes:
- the gpt gene encoding alanine aminotransferase 2-like isoform X1 produces the protein MLSNRTVSVLKWGRCEAFAAVYPKVPDRVLNFSPLASLSSPHRNLSTFQAAQSEDLQPKMSENGALPLRGKVLTVDTMNPNVKKVDYAVRGPIVQRAVQIEKELKEGVKKPFEEVIKANIGDAHAMGQRPITFFRQVMALCTYPQLLDDNKFPEDAKNRARRILQSCGGNSIGAYTSSQGIDCVRHDVANYIQRRDGGIPSDPDNIYLTTGASDGIVTILKLLTAGEGRTRTGVMISIPQYPLYSASLAELGAVQINYYLNEEKCWSLDISELQRSLQAAREHCNPRVLCIINPGNPTGQVQSRQCIEDVIRFAAKENLFLMADEVYQDNVYAEGCEFHSFKKVLFEMGPEYSSKLELASFHSTSKCYMGECGFRGGYLEVINMDPEVKAQLTKLVSVRLCPPVPGQALMDLVVNSPQPGEPSYQTFIKERTAVLSALAEKAKLTEEILNTVPGISCNPVQGAMYSFPRITLPERAINEAKAKGQAPDMFYCMKLLEETGICLVPGSGFGQREGTYHFRMTILPPTDKLKIMLNKLKEFHQKFTQQYS
- the gpt gene encoding alanine aminotransferase 2-like isoform X2 yields the protein MSENGALPLRGKVLTVDTMNPNVKKVDYAVRGPIVQRAVQIEKELKEGVKKPFEEVIKANIGDAHAMGQRPITFFRQVMALCTYPQLLDDNKFPEDAKNRARRILQSCGGNSIGAYTSSQGIDCVRHDVANYIQRRDGGIPSDPDNIYLTTGASDGIVTILKLLTAGEGRTRTGVMISIPQYPLYSASLAELGAVQINYYLNEEKCWSLDISELQRSLQAAREHCNPRVLCIINPGNPTGQVQSRQCIEDVIRFAAKENLFLMADEVYQDNVYAEGCEFHSFKKVLFEMGPEYSSKLELASFHSTSKCYMGECGFRGGYLEVINMDPEVKAQLTKLVSVRLCPPVPGQALMDLVVNSPQPGEPSYQTFIKERTAVLSALAEKAKLTEEILNTVPGISCNPVQGAMYSFPRITLPERAINEAKAKGQAPDMFYCMKLLEETGICLVPGSGFGQREGTYHFRMTILPPTDKLKIMLNKLKEFHQKFTQQYS